The Solanum lycopersicum chromosome 8, SLM_r2.1 DNA segment gtaagtgtaagtgccagtcgcggctccgatttgggtcgtgacaaacttggtatcagagcattaggttcgttggtctcatcacacaagaacaggtctagtagagtcttaaggaacggtagggggacgcctttacttttccttgagaggctataagactttaggaaaatttcactctttcattctttctttcgtgctactacttgagtccaattggtatctaggcgatacgaattggtatctgaccatcctcactctctttcgcagatggttagaactagagcaacgactacgtcaacaccaacaccggccagacaagaaacaactgagccagccactggggctgtggctcgaggaagaacagcggcgaggggccttggaagaggtcgtgggaggacgtcctctaggggaagaggacgaacacctagctcatctgatactagggcagtgactcctccaccgactgaggaagtaataagagaaggggaggatagggaaactgaacaagtgcaaaatgaggaaatgccaccccaacctaccgcagagatgatcaatcaggttctggcttatcttagcgggttatctgatcaaggtcaggcacctccagtgttttctgcgccaacacctccggtttcagaagtacaacatgcggctactatggctccccgcatggatgttccattggacataggcatatttccacgtctgactactgggcctataatgacaaatgatcagcatgaacttttcagtaagttcttgaaattgaaatctccggtcttcaagggtgctgaatcggaggatgcttatgattttctggttgactgtcatgagctactacacaagatgggtatagtagaacggtttggtgtggagtttgtgacttatcagtttcaagggaacgccaaaat contains these protein-coding regions:
- the LOC138337684 gene encoding uncharacterized protein, producing the protein MVRTRATTTSTPTPARQETTEPATGAVARGRTAARGLGRGRGRTSSRGRGRTPSSSDTRAVTPPPTEEVIREGEDRETEQVQNEEMPPQPTAEMINQVLAYLSGLSDQGQAPPVFSAPTPPVSEVQHAATMAPRMDVPLDIGIFPRLTTGPIMTNDQHELFSKFLKLKSPVFKGAESEDAYDFLVDCHELLHKMGIVERFGVEFVTYQFQGNAKMWWRSHIECQPIEAPPMTWASFSSFFMEKYIPRTLRDRKRDEFMSLEQGRMSVNAYEAKFRALFTYATQLCFSPQERIRRFVKGLRSELRISALQIAATAKSFQEVVDFVIEVEGVKPDDFTTTSTSKRFRKGGEFNGSYTKGQGSGSYAV